One genomic window of Parasteatoda tepidariorum isolate YZ-2023 chromosome 9, CAS_Ptep_4.0, whole genome shotgun sequence includes the following:
- the LOC107440120 gene encoding myb-like protein D: protein MLHARDKRSSLRNNESINHLQELKSQEELFVNKDSSNSIQLINKHPIFNFKSIFKSIQYTKDEENSSRYNESSNHYHELQGQEFSKYKDDDKSLKIFDNLVQRDNKVNSMRYTRNNETKFRIDNGNKHFQELRDHLAFFKYKDKSNFTKLLSKLFMHYNNVNSKQYTRDKEGFSGDKDKSISLKILYKILMLDDTVNSIKYERDEENRFMNNNRSNHLQELKGKKEFSKNEDKINSMQLLDKLSMSDDNVDSIQYPSHKESKSRNSSRSDPTELNGQDEFFKNEDDNNSIQLLDKLSMSDDNVHSIQYPSHNESKFMNSNKNDPLEPNRLDKYFKNEDDNNSIQLLEKLSMSDDNVHSIQYPSHKESKFMNSNKNDPLEPNRLDKFFKNEDDNNSIQLLEKLSIHNDGINSIQYSKEKENNFRNNDISNYFQELRRLENVSQNKDSSSDSLKLLDKLLTHDDNVTSTLYPSNKENKFRNNNRNSHFQEVKRQKLSKNRDKSYSIHLLDKVLRHEDNINSMHYTKSKSIKFKNKNRSNQPDLKGNENFFKNKDKSNSTKLLDKLLIQADSIQRTRDKETKLRNNNLSNYHQELKGTEEFSRNKDDGNSIQLLNKLSMHDDKVNSIQYTRHKETEFRDINRSNQVEFKRQEEFSENKVKSNSTLLDKLLMPDNNTNSIHSQRDNENKFSNNNQKNHFQQLKWKEEFFKNYDRNNSIKLLSKISMHDDKINSTQYTGDKDTKFRNSNTSNQPELKKQEEFSKNKDKSNYLQLLDKLLMQDDNFNSIQYESDTETKLRDNHKSNHHEEVREQEKLFKNKVNSSSFQLSDTETKLRDKHKSNHHDELRGQENLLKNKVNSSSFQLLDVLLTDQIDIVSDRKTSLTDNRISSSDIKTTCVFDFKGCKKQALKTCFGIISYSLNISCSSASIPLEKNPLKTKSKLKERLLEDEIKSCLKYYDNKCTDYRYMCSNKKSELSNYSNSNNDVIVCELY from the exons ATGCTGCATGCAAGAGATAAAAGAAGcagtttaagaaataatgaaagcATCAACCATTTACAAGAGTTAAAAAGTCAAGAAGAGCTTTTCGTAAACAAAGATAGCAGCAATtctattcaattaataaataaacatccaATTTTCAACTTCAAATCCATCTTCAAATCCATCCAATATACAAAAGATGAAGAAAACAGCTCCAGATATAATGAGAGCAGTAACCATTATCATGAACTGCAAGGGCAAGAATTTTCCAAATACAAAGATGACGacaaatccttaaaaatttttgataacctTGTACAGCGAGATAATAAAGTCAACTCTATGCGATATACAAGGAATAACGAAACCAAATTCAGGATTGACAATGGGAATAAACATTTCCAAGAGCTGCGAGATcatttagcatttttcaaatacaaagataaaagcaattttaccaagttattaagtaaactttttatGCACTATAATAACGTCAACTCTAAACAATATACAAGGGATAAAGAAGGATTTTCTGGAGACAAAGACAAAagcatttccttaaaaatattatataaaattttaatgctcgATGATACCGTCAATTCTATAAAGTATGAAAGGGATGAAGAAAACAGATTTATGAATAACAATAGAAGTAACCATCTCCAAGAGctgaaagggaaaaaagaattttccaaAAACGAAGATAAAATCAATTCCATGCAATTATTAGATAAACTTTCAATGAGCGATGATAACGTAGATTCCATCCAATATCCAAGTCACAAAGAAAGCAAATCTAGGAATAGCAGTAGGAGTGACCCAACGGAGCTGAATGGGCAagatgaatttttcaaaaatgaagatGACAACAATTCCATTCAATTGTTGGATAAACTTTCAATGAGCGATGATAACGTCCATTCCATCCAATATCCAAGTCACAACGAAAGCAAATTTATGAATAGCAATAAGAATGACCCACTGGAGCCGAATAGgcttgataaatatttcaaaaatgaagatGACAACAATTCCATTCAATTGTTGGAAAAACTTTCAATGAGCGATGATAACGTCCATTCCATCCAATATCCAAGTCAcaaagaaagcaaatttatgAATAGCAATAAGAATGACCCACTGGAGCCGAATAGgcttgataaatttttcaaaaatgaagatGACAACAATTCCATTCAATTGTTGGAAAAACTTTCAATCCACAATGATGGCATCAACTCCATccaatattcaaaagaaaaagaaaacaatttcagaaataatgatATCAGTAACTATTTCCAAGAGCTACGAAGACTAGAAAATGTTTCCCAAAACAAAGATAGTAGCAGTGATTCTctaaaattattagataaacTTTTAACACACGATGATAACGTTACATCTACCCTATATCCAagtaataaggaaaataaattcagGAATAACAATAGGAACAGTCATTTTCAAGAGGTGAAAAGgcaaaaactttccaaaaacAGAGATAAAAGCTATTCCATCCATTTACTAGATAAAGTTTTAAGGCACGAAGATAACATCAACTCTATGCATTATACGAAGAgtaaaagcattaaattcaaaaataaaaataggagtAACCAACCAGATCTGAAAGGgaacgaaaattttttcaaaaacaaagataaaagcAATTCCaccaaattattagataaaCTTTTAATACAGGCTGATAGCATACAACGTACAAGAGATAAAGAAACTAAACTCAGAAATAACAATTTGAGTAACTATCACCAAGAGCTGAAAGGGACAGAAGAATTTTCCAGAAACAAAGATGACGGCAATTccattcaattattaaataaactttcaatgCACGATGATAAAGTAAACTCCATCCAATATACAAGACATAAAGAAACTGAATTCAGGGATATCAATAGGAGTAACCAAGTAGAGTTTAAAAGACAAgaagaattttctgaaaacaaagttaaaagCAATTCCACACTATTAGATAAACTTTTAATGCCTGATAATAACACCAATTCCATTCACTCTCAAAGGGATAACGAAAACAAATTCAGTAATAacaatcaaaaaaatcattttcaacagCTGAAATGgaaagaagaatttttcaaaaactacgATAGAAACAATTCCatcaaattattaagtaaaatttcaatgcacgatgataaaataaattccacCCAATACACGGGAGATAAAGATACTAAATTCAGGAATAGCAATACTAGTAACCAACCAGAGCTTAAAAAGCaagaagaattttctaaaaacaaagataaaagcAATTACTTACAATTACTGGATAAACTTTTAATGCAGGATGATAACTTCAACTCTATCCAATATGAAAGTGATACAGAAACCAAATTAAGGGATAACCATAAGAGCAACCATCATGAAGAGGTAAGAGagcaagaaaaactttttaaaaacaaagttaacagCAGTTCCTTCCAATTAAGTGATACAGAAACCAAATTAAGGGATAAACATAAGAGCAACCATCATGATGAGCTAAGAGGgcaagaaaatcttttaaaaaacaaagttaacaGCAGTTCCTTCCAATTATTAGATGTACTTTTAACAGACCAAATTGATATTGTCAGCGACAGAAAAACTTCTCTGACTGACAATAGAATCTCTAGCTCAGACATAAAAACGACTTGTGTCTTTGATTTTAAAG GTTGTAAGAAACAAGCTTTAAAGACATGTTTCGGAATTATATCCTATTCCCTTAATATTTCTTGTTCATCAGCATCAATTCCACTTGAGAAAAacccattaaaaacaaaatccaaaCTGAAGGAAAG GTTATTGGAAGATGAAATCAAATCATGTCTTAAATATTATGACAACAAGTGTACAGATTATCGTTATATGTGTTCTAACAAAAAAAGCGAATTGTCAAATTATAGTAACAGTAATAATGATGTGATAGTATGTGAActgtattaa